In a genomic window of Methanobacterium sp.:
- a CDS encoding class II aldolase/adducin family protein produces the protein KNHGLVATGENLLEATLLAEFVEETAKTQFISRVLGNIKDLQH, from the coding sequence TAAAAAATCATGGTCTTGTAGCAACTGGAGAAAATTTATTAGAAGCTACACTCTTAGCAGAATTTGTTGAAGAAACAGCAAAAACACAATTCATATCTCGTGTTTTAGGAAACATAAAAGATTTACAACACTGA
- a CDS encoding UPF0147 family protein: MSAESFERCNQILKHIMGDTSVPRNIRRAAEESKNLLSQDDDEPTIRASTVISILDEISNDPNIPIHARTLIWNVLSELESVRE; encoded by the coding sequence ATGAGTGCGGAATCATTTGAACGCTGTAATCAGATTTTAAAACATATCATGGGTGATACTAGCGTCCCTAGAAATATTAGAAGAGCTGCTGAGGAATCTAAAAATTTATTGTCTCAAGATGATGACGAACCAACCATTAGAGCCAGTACAGTAATTTCTATTTTGGATGAAATAAGTAACGATCCTAACATACCAATTCATGCTAGAACACTTATTTGGAATGTTTTAAGTGAATTAGAATCAGTACGCGAGTAA